The following are encoded in a window of Verrucomicrobiia bacterium genomic DNA:
- a CDS encoding DUF1015 family protein: MATIKPFAALRPRPELAAQICELPYDVMSSTEARSMAAGNPLSFLHVSKPEIDLAPDVDIYSPQVYAQGKKNFEKLIAEGSLRQDAQPSFYLYRQIMGKHAQIGLVAAASCEDYLHNIIKKHEFTRPDKEDDRVRHIETLNSQTGPVFLTYRAQPTLDELFQKKIAETPNIDFTAKDGVRHTAWVISDAPTVERIASEFARIPFLYIADGHHRSAAAARVYQSRKGAGQSGFFLSVIFPHNQMQILPYNRVLKDLNGRTHAQLLEQLDTLFSIKPGGAAQPTRKHELGFYINGQWHTLNFRPQLTATSDPIEQLDVTLLQKNVLAPMFGIDDPRTSKRINFVGGIRGTGELEKLVNSGEYACAFSMFPTSIEDLMTIADAGGIMPPKSTWFEPKLRDAMFCHMI, translated from the coding sequence ATGGCTACGATAAAACCATTCGCCGCACTGCGTCCGCGACCCGAACTCGCCGCGCAAATTTGTGAACTTCCTTACGATGTGATGTCTTCCACCGAAGCGCGCTCGATGGCCGCCGGCAATCCGCTCAGTTTCCTCCACGTGAGCAAGCCGGAGATTGATCTCGCGCCCGACGTGGATATTTATTCGCCGCAAGTTTATGCCCAAGGCAAAAAGAATTTCGAGAAACTAATCGCCGAAGGTTCGCTGCGGCAGGACGCGCAACCCAGCTTTTATCTCTATCGCCAGATCATGGGCAAGCACGCGCAGATCGGCCTGGTCGCCGCCGCGAGTTGCGAAGATTATCTGCACAACATCATCAAGAAACACGAATTCACACGCCCCGATAAAGAAGACGACCGCGTGCGCCACATCGAAACACTTAATTCGCAAACCGGCCCCGTGTTCCTGACTTACCGCGCCCAACCCACGCTCGACGAACTGTTCCAAAAGAAAATTGCCGAAACGCCCAACATTGATTTCACCGCGAAAGACGGCGTTCGCCACACCGCATGGGTCATCAGCGACGCGCCGACGGTGGAACGCATCGCGTCCGAGTTCGCGCGCATTCCCTTTCTTTACATCGCCGACGGCCACCATCGCAGCGCCGCCGCCGCGCGCGTTTATCAGAGCCGCAAGGGCGCGGGACAGAGCGGCTTTTTTCTCAGCGTGATTTTTCCGCACAACCAAATGCAGATCCTTCCGTACAATCGCGTACTGAAAGATTTGAATGGCCGCACCCACGCGCAACTGCTTGAGCAACTCGACACCCTGTTCAGCATCAAGCCGGGTGGCGCCGCGCAACCCACGCGCAAACACGAACTCGGTTTTTATATCAACGGCCAATGGCACACGCTGAATTTCCGCCCGCAACTCACCGCGACCAGCGATCCCATCGAGCAGCTCGACGTCACGCTCCTGCAAAAAAATGTGCTTGCGCCGATGTTCGGCATAGATGATCCGCGCACCAGCAAGCGCATCAATTTTGTCGGCGGCATCCGCGGCACGGGCGAACTGGAGAAGCTCGTTAATTCCGGTGAATACGCTTGCGCTTTTTCCATGTTCCCGACGAGCATTGAAGATCTCATGACCATCGCCGATGCCGGTGGAATCATGCCGCCCAAAAGCACGTGGTTCGAGCCCAAGCTGCGCGACGCCATGTTCTGTCACATGATCTAG